A portion of the Tepidanaerobacter syntrophicus genome contains these proteins:
- a CDS encoding energy-coupling factor ABC transporter substrate-binding protein, translated as MNNKNLLMKNLFLLLLVIIIAIIPMMFVKDGEFEGADGQAEEAITEIVSDYEPWFSNIWEPPSGEIESMLFALQAALGAGFIGYFFGRLAQKNAAR; from the coding sequence ATGAATAACAAGAACCTTTTAATGAAAAACTTGTTTTTACTATTACTCGTAATAATCATTGCAATAATTCCGATGATGTTTGTAAAAGACGGAGAGTTTGAGGGCGCTGATGGACAAGCAGAAGAAGCTATTACTGAAATTGTATCAGATTATGAACCATGGTTTTCAAATATTTGGGAGCCGCCCAGCGGAGAAATCGAGAGCATGCTTTTTGCGCTGCAAGCAGCTTTAGGTGCCGGTTTTATAGGCTACTTTTTCGGCCGCCTAGCTCAAAAAAATGCTGCTAGATAG
- a CDS encoding energy-coupling factor ABC transporter permease: MTKKICLLAVLLCMMPSTAFAMHIMEGFLPPVWAAVWYVAMIPFVVVGLSSIKKLIREDPSNKMLLGFVGAFAFVLSALKLPSLTGSCSHPTGVGLGAILFGPWVMSVIGMIVLLFQALLLAHGGLTTLGANTFSMAIVGPFVSYATYKLAKKMGASRSIAVFLAAALGDLMTYVVTSFQLAIAFPAEVGGFTASFTKFIGIFALTQVPLAISEGLLTVIVVNLLSAYDSNTLVGHFKEGGL, encoded by the coding sequence ATGACTAAAAAGATATGCTTGCTAGCTGTTTTGTTATGCATGATGCCGAGCACGGCTTTTGCCATGCACATCATGGAAGGATTTTTACCGCCTGTATGGGCTGCTGTATGGTATGTAGCTATGATTCCCTTTGTAGTTGTCGGTCTTTCATCAATAAAGAAGTTAATCCGTGAAGATCCCAGCAATAAAATGCTGTTGGGATTTGTAGGAGCATTTGCCTTTGTGCTGTCGGCTTTGAAACTGCCTTCGCTGACAGGAAGTTGCTCTCATCCTACAGGCGTTGGTCTGGGAGCTATATTATTCGGGCCCTGGGTTATGAGCGTGATAGGAATGATAGTGCTGCTATTTCAAGCACTCCTCTTGGCTCATGGAGGGCTTACAACTCTTGGAGCAAACACCTTTTCAATGGCTATAGTCGGTCCTTTTGTGTCATATGCTACATATAAACTTGCAAAAAAGATGGGAGCATCAAGAAGCATAGCTGTATTTTTGGCAGCGGCTTTAGGAGATCTTATGACATATGTTGTTACATCTTTTCAGCTGGCAATAGCTTTTCCGGCAGAGGTGGGCGGCTTTACGGCATCATTTACAAAATTTATAGGTATTTTTGCCCTGACGCAAGTTCCCTTGGCCATAAGCGAGGGACTGCTTACAGTAATTGTGGTCAATCTTCTTTCGGCATATGATAGCAATACTCTTGTCGGCCACTTCAAAGAAGGGGGTCTATAA